One Lycium barbarum isolate Lr01 chromosome 5, ASM1917538v2, whole genome shotgun sequence genomic window carries:
- the LOC132642670 gene encoding protein SMALL AUXIN UP-REGULATED RNA 51-like, translating into MEFDKLCGKSKKGLITKTWKRCTSFGSFGRKNNQHSPSIKSKSWTEGLSTGTGKKNRVVPEGCFSVYVGHQRQRFVIRTKYLNHPLFRMLLEEAESEFGYSSEGPLFLPCDVDIFEKLLMEMDDSDELDHRSGCSFAAKTHDSYYRLLSPTTSAFNKFSF; encoded by the coding sequence ATGGAGTTTGACAAGTTATGTGGGAAATCAAAGAAAGGATTAATCACCAAAACATGGAAGCGATGCACATCTTTTGGAAGTTTTGGTCGGAAAAATAATCAACATTCACCAAGCATCAAAAGTAAGTCATGGACAGAAGGCCTTAGTACAGGGACAGGGAAAAAAAATCGAGTTGTTCCCGAAGGTTGTTTTTCTGTCTATGTAGGACATCAGAGACAGAGATTTGTAATCAGAACAAAATATTTGAATCATCCactgtttaggatgttgcttgaAGAAGCTGAGTCAGAGTTTGGTTACAGTAGTGAAGGTCCTTTGTTTCTCCCTTGTGATGTTGACATATTTGAAAAGCTTTTGATGGAGATGGACGACTCTGATGAGCTTGATCATCGTAGCGGTTGCAGCTTTGCTGCGAAGACTCATGACTCCTATTATCGCCTTCTTAGTCCTACAACATCTGCTTTCAATAAGTTTTCCTTCTAA